From the genome of Proteus vulgaris, one region includes:
- the ubiU gene encoding ubiquinone anaerobic biosynthesis protein UbiU, translating to MELLCPAGNLPALKAAIDNGADAVYIGLKDDTNARHFAGLNFTEKKLQEAVNYVHRHQRKLHIAINTFAHPDGFERWQKAVDMAASLGADALILADIAMLEYAAERYPNIERHVSVQASATNTQAIEFYQRNFDVARIVLPRVLSIHQVKQLAQTSPVPLEVFAFGSLCIMAEGRCYLSSYLTGESPNTVGACSPARFVRWQQTPQGMESRLNDVLIDRYAPDENAGYPTLCKGRYFVDDHCYHALEEPTSLNTLSLLPELMAMNIASVKIEGRQRSPAYVTEVARVWRTAIDQCKKDPQGFSTDPRWMNALGKISEGTQTTLGAYHRKWQ from the coding sequence ATGGAATTGCTGTGCCCTGCGGGTAATTTACCTGCCTTAAAAGCAGCCATAGATAATGGTGCGGACGCCGTTTATATCGGCTTAAAAGATGATACGAATGCAAGACATTTTGCAGGTTTGAATTTCACAGAAAAGAAGTTACAAGAAGCGGTTAATTATGTTCACCGCCACCAGCGAAAATTGCATATTGCAATAAACACCTTTGCTCACCCTGATGGGTTTGAACGCTGGCAAAAAGCGGTTGATATGGCAGCATCTTTAGGTGCTGATGCGCTGATTTTGGCAGATATCGCCATGTTAGAGTACGCCGCAGAGCGTTATCCTAATATTGAGCGCCATGTTTCAGTGCAAGCCTCTGCAACCAATACACAAGCGATTGAATTTTATCAGCGTAACTTCGATGTGGCTCGTATCGTTCTTCCTCGAGTTCTATCTATTCATCAAGTAAAACAGTTAGCACAAACTAGCCCAGTACCTTTAGAAGTTTTTGCCTTTGGTAGCTTATGCATTATGGCTGAAGGTCGATGCTATCTTTCTTCCTACTTAACCGGTGAATCACCCAATACCGTAGGTGCTTGCTCTCCTGCACGTTTTGTACGTTGGCAACAAACACCACAAGGAATGGAATCTCGCCTTAATGATGTCCTGATAGATCGCTATGCGCCTGATGAAAATGCGGGCTACCCAACACTGTGTAAGGGGCGCTATTTTGTTGATGACCATTGTTATCATGCATTAGAAGAGCCAACTAGCTTAAATACCCTTTCCCTATTACCTGAATTAATGGCAATGAATATTGCCTCTGTCAAAATTGAAGGTCGCCAGCGTAGCCCTGCTTATGTCACTGAAGTTGCAAGAGTTTGGAGAACGGCAATTGATCAATGTAAAAAAGATCCCCAAGGCTTTAGCACTGATCCTCGCTGGATGAATGCATTAGGTAAAATTTCAGAAGGAACACAAACAACATTGGGTGCTTATCACCGTAAATGGCAATAA
- the ubiT gene encoding ubiquinone anaerobic biosynthesis accessory factor UbiT, giving the protein MFNKIRAHLVKEGPRFLRYPLQVTPFALQRDILEQFLSWQFRESLAEGDLHFLEDKWLKVEIRDLHLQWFISVCDDKLVVSRLEKEDVSFSGNANDLILIAARKEDPDTLFFQRRLQIEGDTELGLYVKNLMDAIELDSMPSVLRFGLLQLAEFVKSGLQEETEDKMHSHELSSTSC; this is encoded by the coding sequence GTGTTTAACAAAATTCGTGCCCATTTGGTAAAAGAAGGGCCTCGTTTTTTACGCTACCCTTTACAAGTTACCCCATTTGCTTTGCAACGCGATATTTTAGAACAGTTTTTAAGTTGGCAGTTTCGTGAATCCCTTGCGGAAGGTGATCTACACTTTTTAGAAGATAAATGGCTAAAAGTTGAGATAAGAGACTTACATTTACAGTGGTTTATCAGTGTTTGTGATGATAAATTAGTGGTTAGTCGCTTAGAAAAAGAAGATGTCAGCTTTAGTGGTAATGCTAATGATCTTATTTTAATTGCAGCTCGCAAAGAAGATCCTGACACCTTATTTTTCCAACGCCGTCTACAAATTGAGGGTGATACAGAACTCGGGTTATATGTTAAGAACCTGATGGATGCAATTGAATTAGACTCAATGCCATCTGTGTTGCGTTTTGGTTTATTACAACTGGCTGAGTTTGTAAAAAGTGGACTTCAAGAAGAAACTGAAGACAAAATGCACAGCCATGAACTGAGCTCAACTTCATGCTAA